Proteins encoded within one genomic window of Prauserella marina:
- a CDS encoding DUF350 domain-containing protein, which produces MLVALSDTFGSDLARGIGAILLYAIVGLVLMFIGFYAIDFTTPGKLSELVRSGLPNAVIITASGMLSMAFIIVVAIWSSSSDLAEGLILSLVYGLIGIIAQVVAVRLLEFVTRIDVRSTIESEKFAPASFVVASAHVALGLVVAVAIS; this is translated from the coding sequence GTGCTCGTTGCACTGTCCGACACCTTCGGCTCCGACCTCGCGCGAGGGATCGGCGCCATCCTGCTGTACGCGATCGTCGGCCTCGTCCTGATGTTCATCGGCTTCTATGCGATCGATTTCACGACGCCGGGCAAACTGTCCGAGCTGGTGAGGTCAGGGCTTCCGAACGCGGTCATCATCACGGCTTCCGGGATGCTCTCGATGGCGTTCATCATCGTCGTCGCCATCTGGTCCTCGTCGAGTGATCTCGCGGAGGGCCTGATCCTTTCGCTGGTCTACGGCCTGATCGGCATCATCGCGCAGGTCGTCGCGGTGCGATTGCTCGAATTCGTCACCCGCATCGACGTGCGCTCCACCATCGAGAGCGAGAAGTTCGCCCCGGCCAGCTTCGTCGTCGCGTCGGCCCACGTCGCTCTCGGTCTGGTGGTAGCAGTCGCCATCTCCTGA
- a CDS encoding septum formation family protein, producing the protein MPDESDQLSPNRRALRTRVLMVGVFIGAIVAMSLSWVFSWGFTSETELAQQAAQQTQEKKREAFSSPPGSCLTWTAADASDVRTVSCEEEHLFEVVGVADISDKFPKGARSPDDETWRELSEERCGTSAEEYLDKPLDPFGKLTVGVLRPDAEQWREGDRKLHCGIQRVAPGGELQPLEGKAADENQSDVWEEGTCLALDGKTVGDPVSCSEEHSYEIIGLVDLTKEFEEYPSTDDQTAWLDTECSRIAEKYTGGADLRDKGLILTWDLREQESWDAGSTLVNCKVAAKLEDDSGLAPVRGSIGKEEKPPESEAPKESEGNSEGNSGGQEPGGQEQGEPSEANGG; encoded by the coding sequence ATGCCCGACGAGTCCGACCAGCTTTCGCCGAACAGACGAGCACTGCGAACCCGCGTGCTCATGGTCGGCGTATTCATCGGCGCCATCGTCGCGATGTCGTTGAGCTGGGTCTTTTCCTGGGGTTTTACCAGCGAAACCGAACTCGCACAGCAGGCGGCCCAGCAAACGCAGGAGAAGAAGCGAGAAGCGTTCAGTTCGCCACCGGGGAGCTGCCTCACCTGGACCGCGGCGGACGCGAGCGACGTACGGACCGTCTCCTGCGAGGAGGAGCACCTGTTCGAGGTCGTCGGTGTGGCCGATATCTCCGACAAATTTCCGAAGGGAGCCCGCTCACCCGACGACGAAACGTGGCGGGAACTGTCGGAGGAACGGTGCGGAACGAGCGCCGAGGAATACCTCGACAAGCCGCTCGACCCGTTCGGCAAGCTCACCGTCGGCGTGCTGCGCCCCGATGCCGAGCAGTGGAGGGAAGGCGACCGCAAGCTGCACTGCGGCATACAGCGGGTCGCGCCGGGCGGCGAACTACAGCCGCTCGAAGGCAAGGCCGCCGACGAGAACCAGTCCGACGTGTGGGAGGAGGGCACCTGCCTCGCGCTCGACGGCAAGACCGTCGGCGATCCGGTCTCCTGCTCCGAAGAGCATTCCTACGAGATCATCGGGCTGGTGGACCTCACGAAGGAATTCGAGGAGTACCCCTCCACCGACGACCAGACGGCGTGGCTGGACACGGAGTGCTCCCGCATCGCCGAGAAGTACACGGGCGGGGCCGACCTCAGGGACAAGGGCTTGATCCTGACCTGGGACCTACGGGAACAAGAGAGCTGGGACGCCGGGTCGACGCTGGTCAACTGCAAGGTGGCCGCGAAGCTGGAGGACGACTCGGGGCTCGCGCCCGTGCGCGGCAGCATCGGCAAGGAAGAGAAGCCGCCCGAGTCCGAAGCACCGAAGGAGTCGGAGGGCAATTCGGAGGGCAATTCCGGTGGCCAGGAGCCGGGCGGCCAGGAGCAGGGTGAGCCTTCCGAAGCGAACGGTGGCTGA
- the lhgO gene encoding L-2-hydroxyglutarate oxidase — MGRVIVIGGGIIGLAVAAELSTRGSAVTVLEKENRWAAHQTGHNSGVVHAGLYYKPGSFKARMSVEGNRSIVRFAKDNGVAVDVCGKLVVATSESELPALGVLAERAEANGVPARLIGKEEAREYEPEVSCVRALRVESTGVIDFPGVCSALVSRLTEAGASLRLGTPALGIRTGANGGVEVATGSEVLKADVLVNCAGLHSDRVARLAGLTPRARIVPFRGEYFELKPHRRHLVRGLIYPVPDPTLPFLGVHLTRMLDGSVHAGPNAVLALRREGYRWRDVSASDLAEVALFPGTWRLAGKYAFPVGYEEIRRSLSVSRFAASLRRLVPAVGDDDIVRHGSGVRAQAMSPDGSLVDDFLIETAPRQVHVLNAPSPAATSALEIAKYVAGAVTTVR, encoded by the coding sequence GTGGGTCGAGTGATCGTCATCGGTGGCGGGATCATCGGGCTGGCCGTCGCGGCCGAGCTGAGCACACGAGGCTCGGCCGTCACCGTGCTGGAAAAGGAAAACCGCTGGGCAGCGCACCAGACCGGACACAATTCCGGAGTCGTGCACGCGGGTCTCTACTACAAGCCAGGCTCGTTCAAGGCTCGCATGTCGGTGGAGGGCAACCGATCGATCGTCCGCTTCGCCAAGGACAACGGCGTCGCCGTCGACGTGTGCGGCAAGTTGGTCGTCGCGACGTCGGAGAGCGAGTTGCCAGCGCTCGGCGTGCTGGCCGAGCGTGCGGAGGCCAACGGGGTTCCCGCACGGCTCATCGGCAAGGAGGAGGCTCGCGAGTACGAGCCGGAGGTGTCGTGTGTGCGGGCGCTGCGGGTCGAGTCGACCGGCGTCATCGACTTTCCAGGGGTGTGTTCCGCACTGGTCTCGCGGCTGACCGAGGCCGGTGCGTCGCTCCGGCTCGGCACACCAGCGCTCGGCATCCGCACCGGCGCGAACGGCGGCGTCGAGGTCGCCACCGGTTCCGAGGTGCTGAAGGCGGACGTGCTGGTCAACTGCGCCGGACTGCACTCCGACCGGGTGGCGAGGCTGGCCGGGCTCACTCCCCGGGCTCGTATCGTGCCGTTTCGAGGCGAGTACTTCGAGCTGAAGCCGCACCGCAGGCACCTGGTGCGCGGCCTGATCTATCCGGTACCCGATCCGACGCTGCCGTTTCTCGGCGTGCACCTGACGAGGATGCTCGACGGCAGCGTGCACGCCGGTCCCAACGCCGTCCTCGCACTACGCCGTGAGGGCTACCGCTGGCGGGACGTCTCGGCCTCCGACCTCGCCGAGGTCGCGCTCTTCCCTGGCACGTGGCGCCTCGCGGGGAAATACGCCTTCCCCGTCGGCTACGAGGAAATCCGTCGTTCGCTTTCGGTCAGCCGGTTCGCGGCAAGCCTGCGGCGACTGGTGCCCGCCGTCGGGGACGACGACATCGTCAGACACGGTTCGGGCGTCAGGGCACAGGCCATGTCGCCGGACGGCTCGCTTGTCGACGATTTCCTCATCGAGACCGCGCCGCGCCAGGTACACGTGCTCAACGCTCCGTCTCCGGCCGCGACGAGCGCGCTTGAGATCGCGAAGTACGTCGCGGGAGCGGTGACTACAGTTCGGTGA
- a CDS encoding DUF3558 family protein encodes MACTKRTSSAVGLLLVLLVTAGLSACTSMVGGSAVPVAEQEPPSNEAPPGEPCALLSPEEATGLGLVAEGEFTAGDPAQLMPPNCDWARADPNDDRSTPSVGYEIEFTMAEYFNGDEPVETLEFGGLDWGRYEDALGGDSVCFLATELDNGSFVVLVTSDFGDESKACDVAKEVAPYVASHLPGGEQAPPPPTTEEPEPSSLATADACTFLAPKEAEQLGFSGAPEPLEGLPESDIPPGCQWDDTDGEGGIKALDLNAGDLPESEWPYADEATEQVKAGDFTWNITPHTGGIEPNCQATMTFTETSSVKLASGNLDDPKKACDKVKEAIPLVTANLPQP; translated from the coding sequence GTGGCCTGCACCAAGCGGACCTCGTCAGCCGTTGGCTTGCTGCTGGTCTTGCTGGTGACGGCGGGACTTTCCGCGTGCACGAGCATGGTCGGCGGCTCGGCCGTACCCGTCGCGGAGCAGGAGCCACCCTCGAACGAGGCGCCGCCCGGCGAGCCGTGTGCCCTGCTGAGCCCCGAGGAGGCGACCGGTCTGGGACTCGTGGCGGAAGGCGAGTTCACCGCAGGCGATCCGGCACAGCTCATGCCGCCGAACTGCGATTGGGCCCGAGCCGACCCGAACGACGATCGTTCGACGCCCAGCGTGGGCTACGAGATCGAGTTCACGATGGCCGAGTACTTCAACGGCGACGAGCCGGTGGAAACGCTGGAGTTCGGTGGCCTCGACTGGGGTCGCTACGAGGATGCGCTCGGCGGTGACTCCGTCTGCTTCCTCGCGACGGAGCTGGACAACGGCTCGTTCGTCGTCCTGGTCACGAGCGACTTCGGTGACGAGAGCAAGGCGTGCGACGTCGCGAAGGAGGTGGCGCCCTACGTCGCGTCGCACCTTCCCGGTGGTGAGCAGGCGCCGCCGCCTCCCACGACCGAGGAACCGGAGCCGAGTTCGCTCGCCACCGCCGACGCCTGCACGTTCCTCGCTCCGAAAGAAGCCGAGCAGCTCGGTTTCAGCGGCGCGCCCGAACCACTCGAAGGTCTTCCCGAGAGCGACATTCCTCCCGGCTGCCAGTGGGACGACACCGACGGCGAAGGCGGGATCAAGGCGCTCGACCTCAACGCGGGCGATCTGCCGGAGAGCGAATGGCCGTATGCGGACGAGGCGACCGAGCAGGTGAAGGCCGGCGACTTCACCTGGAACATCACTCCGCACACCGGCGGTATCGAGCCCAACTGCCAGGCGACGATGACCTTCACGGAGACCTCGTCGGTCAAGCTCGCGAGCGGCAATCTCGACGACCCGAAGAAGGCGTGCGACAAGGTCAAGGAAGCGATTCCGCTGGTGACGGCCAACCTGCCGCAGCCGTAA
- a CDS encoding MFS transporter, with protein sequence MTGTAGRREWAGLAVLLLPCLLVAMDMSVLFFALPFLSADLEPTSTQQLWIADVYGFLLAGLLITMGSIGDRIGRRRLLLIGAGVFGAASILTAYAPSAEWLIVARALLGIGGATLAPSTLSLIRNMFHDAKQRTLAISLWTAGFAGGAALGPIVGGLLLEHFWWGSVFLINVPAMVLLLVLGPILLPEHVNPNPGRFDVLSAVLSLAAVLPVINGIKQFAESGVSLAPVVSIVAGVLVGVLFVLRQRTLSHPMIDLGLFGQREFGAAIGICVLALFAVMGLSFASAQYLQLVLGMRPFTAALWSAPTFVGMAIGTTMAALLARRVRPGFLVAGGMVIAAAGFGLITGIDVDGGLPLLVAGSTAIAVGVGSAIALATDLVVASAPPERAGAASAISETGTEFGGALGMAVLGSIGVAVYRSGLEDTLPDGVPDAAASAASDTLGGAMAVAEGLPAPLGGQLADAAATAYVSGLHVTVLVGAVVLTCVSVGAALLLRRIPASGDSEKMVEPA encoded by the coding sequence ATGACCGGGACCGCTGGAAGGCGGGAGTGGGCAGGACTCGCCGTGCTGCTGCTGCCGTGCCTGCTCGTCGCCATGGACATGTCCGTGCTGTTCTTCGCGTTGCCGTTCCTGAGTGCCGATCTTGAGCCCACGAGCACGCAGCAACTCTGGATCGCCGACGTGTACGGCTTCCTGCTCGCCGGTCTGCTGATCACCATGGGCTCGATCGGTGACCGCATCGGGAGGCGGCGCCTGCTGCTCATCGGCGCGGGCGTCTTCGGGGCGGCATCGATACTCACCGCATACGCCCCGAGCGCGGAGTGGCTGATCGTCGCACGCGCGCTGCTGGGTATCGGCGGCGCGACGCTGGCACCGAGCACGCTGTCGTTGATCAGGAACATGTTCCACGACGCGAAGCAACGCACACTCGCCATCTCGCTGTGGACGGCGGGATTCGCCGGTGGTGCCGCGCTCGGCCCTATCGTCGGCGGCCTGTTGCTCGAACATTTCTGGTGGGGCTCGGTCTTCCTCATCAACGTGCCCGCGATGGTGCTGTTGCTCGTACTCGGCCCGATCCTGCTGCCTGAGCACGTCAATCCGAACCCCGGCCGGTTCGACGTACTCAGCGCCGTTCTGTCGCTCGCGGCGGTACTTCCGGTGATCAACGGCATCAAGCAGTTCGCGGAGTCGGGTGTCTCACTCGCGCCTGTCGTGTCCATTGTGGCCGGTGTGCTCGTCGGAGTGCTTTTCGTACTGAGGCAACGCACACTCAGCCATCCCATGATCGACCTCGGGCTGTTCGGCCAACGCGAATTCGGTGCTGCCATCGGAATCTGCGTGCTCGCGCTGTTCGCCGTCATGGGACTCAGCTTCGCCTCGGCGCAGTACCTGCAACTCGTGCTCGGCATGCGCCCGTTCACCGCGGCACTGTGGTCCGCACCGACGTTCGTCGGCATGGCCATCGGTACGACGATGGCCGCTTTGCTCGCGCGGCGGGTACGGCCGGGGTTCCTCGTCGCGGGAGGCATGGTGATCGCGGCGGCCGGTTTCGGGCTCATCACCGGAATCGACGTCGACGGCGGGCTCCCGTTGCTCGTCGCCGGAAGTACCGCGATCGCGGTGGGCGTCGGCTCCGCGATCGCGCTTGCCACGGATCTCGTCGTCGCCAGCGCACCGCCGGAACGGGCAGGCGCGGCCTCGGCGATTTCCGAGACGGGGACCGAGTTCGGCGGCGCGCTCGGCATGGCCGTGCTCGGCAGCATCGGGGTCGCCGTCTACCGGTCGGGGCTGGAAGACACGCTCCCCGACGGCGTTCCCGACGCGGCGGCGAGCGCGGCGAGCGACACCCTCGGCGGCGCGATGGCCGTCGCGGAAGGACTTCCGGCCCCACTCGGCGGACAACTGGCCGACGCGGCGGCGACGGCCTACGTTTCCGGGCTGCACGTCACGGTGCTTGTCGGCGCTGTCGTGCTCACCTGCGTCAGCGTCGGCGCCGCACTGTTGCTGAGGAGAATTCCGGCGAGCGGGGACAGCGAAAAGATGGTCGAACCGGCGTAG
- a CDS encoding GNAT family N-acetyltransferase has protein sequence MLIRRETAADVDAIRDVHRSAFANSEGTEPVEAGLVDALRADVGWLPELSLVALDPGDQTVCGHVVCTRGTVAGRPALGLGPLGVVERGQSQGVGSALMHAVLGAADALGEQLVVLLGHTGYYPRFGFVPASGLGITAPDPSWGDHFQARPLSSYDSGLRGEFGYAKPFTEL, from the coding sequence GTGCTGATCCGCAGGGAAACCGCCGCCGATGTCGACGCCATCAGAGACGTGCATCGCTCGGCTTTCGCCAATTCAGAGGGAACCGAGCCCGTCGAAGCAGGGCTCGTCGACGCGCTGCGCGCGGACGTCGGCTGGTTGCCCGAGCTTTCGCTCGTCGCGCTCGACCCCGGCGACCAGACCGTGTGCGGGCACGTCGTGTGCACGAGGGGCACCGTGGCCGGAAGGCCGGCTCTCGGCCTTGGTCCGCTCGGCGTCGTCGAGCGCGGCCAGTCGCAAGGCGTCGGCAGCGCGTTGATGCACGCCGTCCTCGGTGCGGCCGACGCGCTCGGCGAACAGCTCGTCGTGCTGCTCGGGCACACCGGCTACTACCCGAGATTCGGGTTCGTTCCGGCATCGGGACTCGGTATCACCGCGCCAGACCCGAGCTGGGGCGACCACTTCCAGGCCAGGCCGCTTTCCTCCTACGACAGCGGGCTGCGGGGCGAATTCGGCTACGCCAAGCCGTTCACCGAACTGTAG
- a CDS encoding glutathionylspermidine synthase family protein has translation MHRESSAPRRDWKRIVEEQGLIFGTPARYGTGQSRPYWDESVHYVLEMEDVLSVEADVELLHSMCLEAVDHVVLTERYAEFGLPEWVWPHIAESWKRRDPHVYGRFDLRYDGRSPAKLLEYNADTPTSLLEAAVLQWHWKTTVFPDDDQWNSIHERLVERWQALGVDLPSPEVHFTWSSADASGEDHITTSYLQETAAEAGLDTVGLAIEEIGWDPLLKRFVDLEEAPMNTVMKMYPWEWVIEEEFGKYAAESIPQTLWVEPLWKMLLSNKAILAVLWENYPGHPNLLPAFNDQPGLLTEYVRKPKLGREGANVQIVATGYETETSGVYGAEGYVYQAFDPLPEFDGYRPALGAWIVGDDSAGLGIRETAGLVTDDGAAFVPHRIPES, from the coding sequence GTGCACAGGGAATCCAGCGCGCCACGGCGCGACTGGAAACGGATCGTCGAGGAACAAGGGCTGATCTTCGGTACACCCGCCCGGTATGGCACTGGGCAGTCGCGCCCCTACTGGGACGAGTCGGTGCACTACGTGCTGGAGATGGAGGACGTGCTCTCCGTCGAGGCCGACGTCGAGTTGCTGCACTCGATGTGCCTCGAAGCCGTCGACCACGTCGTGCTGACCGAGCGCTACGCGGAGTTCGGCCTTCCGGAATGGGTGTGGCCGCACATCGCGGAGTCGTGGAAGCGCAGGGATCCGCACGTGTACGGGCGCTTCGATCTGCGTTACGACGGCAGGAGCCCAGCGAAGCTGCTTGAGTACAACGCGGACACGCCGACGTCACTGCTGGAGGCCGCCGTGCTCCAGTGGCATTGGAAGACCACCGTCTTTCCCGACGACGACCAGTGGAACTCCATCCACGAGCGGCTCGTGGAGCGGTGGCAGGCGCTCGGAGTCGACCTGCCCTCGCCGGAGGTGCACTTCACGTGGTCGAGCGCCGACGCGAGCGGCGAGGACCACATCACGACGTCCTACCTGCAGGAGACGGCTGCCGAGGCCGGTCTCGACACCGTCGGCCTCGCCATCGAGGAGATCGGCTGGGATCCGCTGCTCAAGCGCTTCGTCGATCTTGAGGAAGCGCCGATGAACACCGTCATGAAGATGTACCCGTGGGAATGGGTCATCGAGGAGGAGTTCGGCAAGTACGCCGCCGAATCCATTCCGCAGACCCTGTGGGTCGAGCCGCTGTGGAAGATGCTGCTCTCCAACAAGGCGATCCTCGCCGTGCTGTGGGAGAACTACCCCGGCCACCCGAATCTGCTTCCCGCCTTCAACGACCAGCCCGGCCTGCTCACCGAGTACGTGCGCAAGCCGAAGCTGGGCAGGGAGGGCGCAAACGTGCAGATCGTCGCGACCGGCTACGAGACCGAGACCAGCGGTGTCTACGGTGCGGAAGGCTACGTCTACCAGGCGTTCGATCCGCTGCCCGAGTTCGACGGTTACCGTCCCGCGCTGGGCGCCTGGATCGTCGGCGACGATTCGGCAGGGCTCGGCATCAGGGAGACGGCGGGGCTCGTCACCGACGACGGTGCCGCGTTCGTTCCCCACCGCATCCCTGAATCGTGA
- a CDS encoding ArsR/SmtB family transcription factor, with protein sequence MTTSPEHSSVDAVLGALADPTRRALLDALVARGEASASALAADLPVSRQAIVKHLGLLGEAGLVSSDRVGREVRYRPRSDTLDATAHWMSALASEWENRLAAIKRAAEKD encoded by the coding sequence ATGACCACCTCGCCAGAGCACTCCTCGGTCGACGCGGTTCTCGGCGCGCTCGCCGACCCGACGCGAAGGGCGCTGCTCGACGCGCTCGTCGCGAGAGGGGAAGCCAGCGCCTCGGCACTCGCGGCCGACCTCCCGGTCTCTCGCCAAGCCATCGTCAAACACCTCGGCCTGCTCGGCGAGGCTGGGCTGGTGTCGTCGGACAGGGTGGGCCGAGAGGTCCGTTACCGCCCCCGCTCCGACACGCTCGACGCGACGGCGCATTGGATGAGCGCGCTCGCGAGCGAGTGGGAAAACCGCCTCGCCGCGATCAAGCGCGCGGCCGAAAAGGACTGA
- a CDS encoding SRPBCC domain-containing protein has translation MHSDPSGSTDRIEKDIVINATRERVWSTLVTFFWVDEGNLGTIDPKAGDRFVAHSAKEGSFPITIEKADHPSLLSYRWASAQEGAEPGEGNSTLVEFTLTERQDGSTLLHVVESGFASLPSAMAERAVSDNTYGWEEQLDALKKSVEG, from the coding sequence ATGCACTCCGACCCATCCGGCAGCACCGACCGCATCGAAAAGGACATCGTCATCAATGCCACGAGGGAGCGCGTGTGGAGCACGCTCGTCACCTTCTTCTGGGTCGACGAAGGCAACCTCGGCACGATCGACCCCAAAGCAGGCGACCGCTTCGTCGCGCACAGCGCGAAGGAAGGCAGCTTCCCCATCACGATCGAGAAGGCCGATCACCCCAGCTTGCTCAGCTATCGCTGGGCCAGCGCGCAGGAAGGCGCCGAACCCGGCGAAGGCAACTCGACGCTCGTCGAGTTCACCCTCACCGAGCGGCAGGACGGCAGCACCCTGCTCCACGTCGTCGAATCCGGATTCGCCTCGCTGCCTTCCGCGATGGCCGAGCGCGCCGTCTCGGACAACACGTACGGCTGGGAGGAACAGCTCGACGCGCTGAAGAAGTCGGTAGAGGGATGA
- the serS gene encoding serine--tRNA ligase: protein MIDPRTLREDPDVVRASQRARGEDEGVVDKLLSLDAQRRSSIASADKLRAEQKQLGKRIGKAGGDEREALLAEGKDLAAKVKTAEAEQSRASDEFDELHRLLPNVVHPAAPAGGEDDYTVLKHVGTPREFDFTPRDHLELGEGIGAIDMERGAKVSGARFYFLTGVGAQLQLGLLNMAAMQAAERGFQLMIPPVLVRPEIMAGTGFLGAHSSEVYHLADDDLYLVGTSEVPLAGYHSDEILDLGKGALRYAGWSSCFRREAGSYGKDTRGIIRVHQFDKVEMFVFCKPEDAEDEHQRLLGWEEDMLTKIDVPYRVIDTAAGDLGTSAARKFDCEAWIPTQQAYRELTSTSNCTTYQARRLGVRYRDENGRPQTSATLNGTLATTRWIVAILENHQLADGSVRVPEAMRPFLGGREVLVPTDR, encoded by the coding sequence GTGATTGACCCCAGGACTCTGCGCGAAGACCCGGACGTCGTGCGCGCTTCGCAGCGCGCCCGAGGTGAAGACGAGGGCGTCGTCGACAAACTGCTGTCCCTCGACGCTCAGCGCAGGTCCTCCATCGCCAGTGCCGACAAGCTGCGTGCCGAACAGAAGCAACTCGGCAAGCGCATCGGCAAGGCAGGCGGTGACGAGCGCGAAGCGCTGCTCGCCGAGGGCAAGGACCTCGCGGCCAAGGTCAAGACGGCCGAAGCCGAGCAGTCCCGCGCGAGCGACGAGTTCGACGAACTGCACCGGTTGCTGCCCAACGTCGTGCACCCCGCCGCCCCCGCGGGCGGCGAGGACGACTACACCGTGCTCAAGCACGTCGGCACGCCGAGGGAATTCGACTTCACCCCGCGCGACCACCTCGAACTCGGCGAGGGAATCGGCGCCATCGACATGGAGCGTGGCGCCAAGGTCTCCGGCGCCCGCTTCTACTTCCTGACCGGAGTCGGTGCCCAGCTCCAGCTCGGGCTGCTGAACATGGCCGCGATGCAGGCGGCCGAACGCGGCTTCCAGCTCATGATTCCTCCAGTGCTCGTGCGGCCGGAGATCATGGCGGGCACCGGTTTCCTCGGCGCGCACTCCTCGGAGGTCTACCACCTCGCCGACGACGACCTCTACCTCGTCGGCACCTCGGAGGTGCCGCTTGCCGGATACCACTCCGACGAGATCCTCGACCTCGGCAAGGGCGCCCTGCGCTACGCGGGCTGGTCCTCGTGCTTCCGCCGCGAGGCGGGCTCCTACGGCAAGGACACACGCGGCATCATCAGGGTGCACCAGTTCGACAAGGTCGAGATGTTCGTGTTCTGCAAGCCGGAGGATGCCGAGGACGAACACCAGCGGCTGCTCGGCTGGGAAGAGGACATGCTCACCAAGATCGACGTGCCCTACCGCGTCATCGACACGGCGGCAGGCGACCTCGGCACCAGCGCCGCCCGCAAGTTCGACTGCGAGGCGTGGATCCCGACCCAGCAGGCATACCGCGAGCTGACCTCGACGTCGAACTGCACGACCTACCAGGCGCGCAGGCTCGGCGTCCGCTACCGCGACGAGAACGGGCGGCCACAGACCTCGGCCACGCTCAACGGCACGCTTGCTACGACGCGCTGGATCGTAGCCATCCTCGAAAACCACCAGCTCGCGGACGGATCGGTGCGCGTACCGGAGGCCATGCGGCCGTTCCTCGGCGGCAGGGAAGTGCTGGTGCCCACGGACCGGTAG
- a CDS encoding haloalkane dehalogenase, with protein sequence MRLLRTPDDRFADLPDFDFPDLYADLDNPLSGIVRVGYVEAGPADGPVVLLLHGEPTWSFLYRSMLPVLAEAGIRAIAPDLVGFGRSDKPVEVGDHSYAQHVEWMRAFAFDALDLRDVTLVGQDWGGLIGLRLVAEHPDRFAGVVAANTGLPTGEEGMPAAWWAFHDAVQKAPVLDVARFVQSGCRTRKLSEAERVAYDAPFPNEMYKAGPRAMPGLVPTSANDPASAANKAAWQTLRQLDIPFLCAFGDSDPITAAMKPLLADAVPGAAGRAHTDIADAGHFLQEDAGEELARVVADFVRSR encoded by the coding sequence GTGCGGCTACTACGGACTCCAGACGACCGCTTCGCCGACCTTCCCGACTTCGATTTCCCCGACCTCTACGCCGACCTCGACAATCCGCTTTCCGGGATCGTCAGGGTCGGCTATGTGGAGGCAGGGCCCGCCGACGGTCCCGTCGTGCTTCTGTTGCACGGCGAGCCGACTTGGTCGTTCCTCTACCGGAGCATGCTGCCGGTACTGGCCGAAGCGGGTATCAGGGCCATCGCTCCCGACCTCGTCGGGTTCGGCAGATCCGACAAGCCGGTCGAGGTCGGCGACCACAGCTACGCCCAGCACGTCGAGTGGATGAGGGCGTTCGCTTTCGACGCGCTCGATCTTCGTGACGTCACCCTGGTCGGCCAGGACTGGGGTGGGTTGATCGGCCTTCGGCTCGTCGCGGAGCACCCCGATCGCTTCGCCGGTGTCGTCGCGGCCAACACGGGCCTGCCCACCGGCGAGGAAGGCATGCCTGCCGCATGGTGGGCCTTCCACGACGCCGTGCAGAAGGCGCCCGTTCTCGACGTCGCCCGCTTCGTGCAGTCCGGCTGCCGCACGAGGAAGCTGTCCGAAGCGGAGCGGGTCGCCTACGACGCGCCGTTTCCCAACGAGATGTACAAGGCGGGGCCTCGCGCGATGCCGGGGCTCGTCCCGACCAGCGCGAACGACCCCGCGAGCGCGGCGAACAAGGCGGCGTGGCAGACGCTGCGGCAACTCGACATTCCGTTCCTGTGCGCCTTCGGGGACAGCGACCCGATCACCGCCGCCATGAAGCCGCTCCTCGCCGACGCCGTCCCCGGTGCGGCGGGAAGGGCGCACACCGACATCGCCGATGCAGGGCATTTCCTGCAAGAGGACGCCGGCGAGGAGCTGGCACGCGTCGTCGCCGATTTCGTTCGTTCGCGCTGA